One window of the Eucalyptus grandis isolate ANBG69807.140 chromosome 6, ASM1654582v1, whole genome shotgun sequence genome contains the following:
- the LOC104450130 gene encoding uncharacterized protein LOC104450130 — translation MASPGFFLICVLHSLVALTSGALMMFYSTEISAIKSQGSTPHDQLLIQTSDSFSGLLLIAIGSLLLMVAFVKDREFQSFFAKGCVVLHVGMAVWRFCFERKVEELVGEWPKQVVGDIALAVSWVFFLVYSWREKYD, via the coding sequence ATGGCCTCGCCTGGGTTTTTCCTGATCTGCGTGTTGCATTCGCTGGTGGCTCTCACGAGCGGAGCCCTCATGATGTTCTACTCCACGGAGATATCCGCCATCAAATCCCAGGGCTCCACCCCGCACGACCAGCTCCTGATCCAGACCTCCGACTCGTTCTCGGGCCTGCTCCTCATCGCCATCGGGTCCTTGCTGCTGATGGTGGCGTTCGTGAAGGACAGGGAGTTCCAGAGCTTCTTCGCGAAGGGGTGCGTGGTGTTGCATGTGGGCATGGCGGTGTGGAGGTTTTGCTTCGAGCGGAAGGTCGAGGAGCTCGTGGGCGAGTGGCCCAAGCAAGTCGTGGGCGACATCGCACTCGCGGTTTCGTGGGTTTTCTTTCTCGTGTACTCATGGAGAGAGAAGTACGATTAG
- the LOC120294896 gene encoding cytochrome c oxidase copper chaperone 2-like, whose product MGGFPLENGSSALALPGSQQNQVSAVKATAPESKPKKKICCACPETKKLRDECIVQHGEDACKKWIEAHLTCLRAEGFKV is encoded by the coding sequence ATGGGAGGGTTTCCTTTGGAAAATGGCTCCTCAGCCTTGGCTTTGCCAGGTTCACAGCAAAACCAAGTTTCTGCTGTAAAAGCAACTGCACCCGAGtcaaagccaaaaaagaagatcTGTTGTGCTTGCCCTGAAACAAAGAAGCTGAGAGATGAGTGCATCGTACAGCATGGTGAAGATGCTTGCAAAAAATGGATTGAGGCTCATCTCACATGCCTCCGTGCAGAGGGATTTAAAGTTTGA
- the LOC120295004 gene encoding dynein light chain, cytoplasmic-like: protein MEKKQGQLSEKEKQVEQNDRIHQRNKVERHDKSPKEEVLRLAAIAVSFDMRLRSSDMPVHMQEHALRCTRSFLDSSPNLPPNNTHLARALKKEFDSVYGPAWHCVVGKSFGSFVTHSPGGFLYFSLDSLSVLLFQTVVQMVTEPAKS from the exons ATGGAGAAGAAGCAAGGCCAGCTGAGCGAAAAAGAGAAGCAAGTCGAGCAGAATGATCGAATTCATCAACGGAACAAGGTCGAGAGGCACGACAAGTCCCCGAAAGAAGAAGTGCTGAGGCTAGCTGCGATCGCGGTCAGCTTCGACATGAGGCTGAGATCGTCGGACATGCCCGTCCACATGCAAGAGCACGCCCTTCGCTGCACCCGATCCTTCCTCGACTCATCTCCCAACCTCCCTCCCAACAACACCCACTTGGCTCGTGCTCTCAAGAAG GAGTTCGACTCGGTCTACGGGCCGGCGTGGCACTGCGTGGTGGGGAAGAGTTTCGGGTCGTTCGTAACCCACTCCCCTGGTGGCTTCCTCTACTTTTCTCTCGACTCGCTGTCCGTTCTCCTGTTCCAGACGGTGGTCCAAATGGTCACGGAACCGGCCAAGTCGTAG
- the LOC104450133 gene encoding thioredoxin 1, producing the protein MAAVLESLAVPRSSGAASAAALSPVASASSLAPTAGRRRSATFPQASGLRIGPVSVARSLRSPSQRPRRAPAVVCEAQDTAVEVAGVTDATWQSLVLESESPVLVEFWAPWCGPCRMIHPVIDELAKQYAGKLKCYKVNTDESPSVATRYGIRSIPTVMIFKSGEKKDAVIGAVPKSTLTTSIEKFL; encoded by the exons ATGGCCGCCGTGCTCGAGTCCCTCGCCGTGCCCCGCTCCTCCGGCGCGGCGTCCGCCGCCGCTCTCTCTCCGGTCGCCTCCGCGTCCTCCCTCGCCcccaccgccggccgccggcgatCGGCCACGTTCCCGCAGGCCAGCGGGTTGAGGATCGGGCCGGTTTCGGTCGCTCGGTCGCTGAGATCTCCGAGTCAGCGCCCGAGGCGTGCGCCGGCCGTTGTCTGCGAGGCTCAGGATACTGCGGTTGAAG TGGCTGGTGTGACTGATGCGACATGGCAATCACTTGTTTTGGAGTCTGAATCTCCAGTACTGGTTGAGTTTTGGGCTCCATGGTGTGGTCCCTGCCGAATGATCCACCCTGTCATTGATGAATTGGCAAAGCAGTATGCAGGGAAATTGAAGTGCTACAAAGTTAACACTGATGAGAGCCCTTCAGTTGCCACTCGATATGGCATCAGAAGCATACCGACTGTCATGATATTTAAGAGTGGTGAGAAGAAAGATGCTGTTATTGGTGCTGTTCCCAAGTCCACATTGACCACTAGCATTGAGAAATTCTTGTGA
- the LOC120294488 gene encoding probable disease resistance protein At4g27220, with product MQALTGRESDILTEVEYAESRLGQKRKREVEDWLRNFQRFKGDISGLEPRVAAGRVLQRVSLVNQINQLTTKAEELIEQGGFSGGLTHAEEETNAYELVTKELVGEAFGQNLTKVLSRLRENDVLTVGIYGMGGVGKTTLVTHIHNRLLEEASAPRKVRWVTVSQERNVLKLQQMISECFNHALREKKDKIKRAAELSHLLKRESTVIILDDLWHTYDPQEVGIPLGVDACKLILTTRSLDICRHMECDELIKLESLPETEAWQLFVKNLGRRVVFTPEVESVAKSVAKECAGLPLGIVVVSGSMRGKEEIHEWRSALKELKEARFEGEGMEDKVFRVLKFSFIRLNDPVVQRCFLHLALYPEDFKIETADLLRNLVYLDFFSDLKSLEAQYDRGHTVVNKLVNVCLLERSRYSNSEFLLERSRDSNSDSECLKMHDLVRDMAINMMGSRCMVKAGLYLSTLPAQEEWVKDLEIVSLIRNSITEIPAVRQQSWALPRLLELHMSRNFLRSIDDSFFGCMPTLQVLDLSRTSIVMLPNSISNLVNLTHLLLRFCSDLCHMPSLAKLKALRTLDLYDSGIEEVPEGLQALVNLRCLDFGNSKLKRWPPRILPKLSNLQTLRLYGRWNCLRVQAREIMSLSNLFIKAN from the coding sequence atgcaggccctaacTGGCAGGGAATCTGACATCCTTACGGAAGTTGAATATGCAGAATCAAGGCTCggacaaaaaaggaagagagaagttGAGGACTGGCTGAGAAATTTCCAGAGATTTAAGGGCGACATCTCGGGATTAGAACCACGAGTTGCAGCAGGGAGAGTTCTTCAACGGGTAAGCTTGGTGAATCAAATAAACCAATTGACCACGAAGGCGGAGGAACTTATAGAGCAAGGTGGATTTTCTGGTGGGCTCACACATGCCGAAGAAGAGACCAATGCATATGAGTTGGTGACTAAGGAGTTAGTTGGTGAGGCTTTCGGacaaaatctaactaaagtgctGTCTCGTTTGAGGGAAAATGACGTATTGACCGTCGGCATTTATGGTATGGGTGGAGTTGGAAAAACAACCCTTGTCACCCATATCCATAACCGTCTCCTAGAAGAGGCAAGCGCTCCGAGGAAAGTACGCTGGGTAACAGTGTCCCAAGAACGTAATGTTCTCAAGTTGCAACAAATGATATCGGAATGTTTTAACCATGCcctgagagagaaaaaagataagATCAAACGGGCTGCTGAATTGTCACACTTACTGAAGAGAGAAAGCACTGTCATCATTTTAGATGATCTATGGCACACTTATGATCCACAGGAGGTTGGAATTCCGCTTGGTGTGGATGCATGTAAGTTAATTCTAACAACTCGGTCCTTGGACATATGTCGGCATATGGAATGCGATGAACTGATCAAGTTAGAGTCGCTTCCTGAAACTGAAGCCTGGCAACTGTTTGTAAAAAATCTTGGACGAAGAGTTGTTTTCACTCCTGAAGTAGAAAGTGTTGCGAAGTCTGTGGCAAAGGAGTGTGCAGGATTGCCTCTTGGGATCGTGGTGGTTTCCGGAAGTATGCGAGGGAAGGAGGAAATTCACGAGTGGAGAAGTGCCCTGAAAGAGTTGAAAGAAGCAAGGTTTGAAGGAGAAGGCATGGAAGATAAGGTATTCAGAGTATTGAAGTTCAGTTTCATTCGCCTGAATGATCCGGTCGTGCAACGGTGTTTCCTGCATCTGGCACTGTACCCTGAGGATTTTAAAATTGAGACAGCAGACTTGCTGCGAAATCTTGTTTATCTCGATTTCTTTAGTGACTTGAAAAGTCTCGAAGCACAGTATGATAGGGGTCACACCGTTGTGAATAAATTAGTCAACGTGTGCTTGCTGGAAAGATCACGGTATTCCAATTCCGAGTTCTTGCTGGAAAGATCACGGGATTCCAATTCCGATTCCGAATGTTTGAAGATGCATGATTTAGTTAGGGACATGGCAATCAATATGATGGGCTCTCGATGCATGGTGAAAGCGGGGCTATATTTGAGCACACTTCCAGCGCAGGAAGAATGGGTTAAGGACTTAGAGATAGTGTCCTTGATTCGGAATTCAATAACAGAAATCCCAGCAGTGAGACAGCAAAGTTGGGCTCTGCCTCGACTTTTGGAACTTCATATGAGTCGAAATTTCTTGAGAAGCATAGATGATTCATTCTTTGGTTGCATGCCCACTCTTCAAGTTCTAGACCTTTCCAGGACGAGTATTGTGATGTTGCCCAACTCAATCTCTAACCTGGTGAACCTCACGCATTTGTTATTGCGTTTTTGTTCCGATTTATGTCACATGCCTTCATTGGCAAAACTGAAGGCATTAAGAACGTTGGATCTCTACGACAGTGGGATTGAAGAAGTCCCTGAAGGGCTGCAGGCATTGGTGAATTTAAGATGCCTGGATTTTGGCAATTCAAAGCTAAAGCGATGGCCTCCTAGAATTCTGCCAAAACTCTCTAACCTGCAAACCCTTCGTCTTTATGGTCGGTGGAACTGCTTGAGAGTACAGGCTCGGGAAATAATGAGTTTGagcaatttgtttataaaagcaaattga